The Oxobacter pfennigii genome includes the window AGTTTTTCATGAATATGCCCATTACGTCATAGCCCTGTTCCTTTAAAACAAGAGCGGCGACAGAGGAGTCTACCCCCCCGGACATACCCACCACAACTTTTGCATCCTTTGGGCTTTTTATCATAAATTCATCTCCAATCTTATCATAAGCCTGTATAATCGGAAAATGTCCAGGAAATTTAAATTTTATAATATCATTTCCTGGCCTCTCCTGGATAATTTCAGTACCTTTACCGGGGAGTCCTTCATCAAATGTGCGAATTTTTCCGTTATTTCATATGTGACTCCAAAATGCATGGGTATAAAATATGAAGGTGTAATTTCCTTAATAAAATATTCCCCGCCCTTTGAATAATTGTGTTCTAATCTTGGGTCCACCGGGAAAAAGGCTATGTCTATTTTATTTCCCTTGATTTTTTCAATCTCTTCCTTAAATGCCTTTTCCGCCTTTTCTATTTCTTCGGGGGTATCATCCCACCAATACCACCAATTTAAGTCACCGGAATGGAATATGGAAACTCCGTCAGCCAATATATAAAAGGATACCCCTATATCCGTT containing:
- a CDS encoding MBL fold metallo-hydrolase; the encoded protein is MKKKNIKIYYLYNSGFTVETENCFLIFDYFKDSVLKGEKSISNGAIGEDDLRIDKKIFVFSSHSHADHFNKVILKWQNIRPDITYILSSDIKLGYAKENIKYLSPYEEINLGDIIIKAYGSTDIGVSFYILADGVSIFHSGDLNWWYWWDDTPEEIEKAEKAFKEEIEKIKGNKIDIAFFPVDPRLEHNYSKGGEYFIKEITPSYFIPMHFGVTYEITEKFAHLMKDSPVKVLKLSRRGQEMIL